The Desulfoscipio gibsoniae DSM 7213 genome contains a region encoding:
- the pyk gene encoding pyruvate kinase, with product MRRTKIVCTIGPTSESITILEQLMLAGMNVARLNFSHGTHDDHARRLAAVRKAAGNVGKNIAILLDTKGPEIRLGYLEKDFVRLKTGDSITLTTETIKGNERILPVSYRGLPKDVKPNDRILISDGLIALRVNSIAGEKINCTVENGGEITSQKGVNVPDVYVKMPAITEQDERDIIFGIENNFDFVAASFVRRANDILIIRKIIEDNGGQMDIISKIENREAVNKLDEIIEVSDGIMVARGDLGVEIPPEEVPLIQKTIIDKCKQAGKPVITATQMLESMIQNPRPTRAEASDVANAILDGTDAVMLSGETAAGKYPVEAVETMARIAARAESAIKFDELLKNRRRVLSKTVTDAISHATVSTALDLGAAAIITSTESGYTAKMVSKYRPQAPIIAVTPKRTVLRKMALVWGVQPLLVGRTEDTDSMISAAVEVSLAAGLIKAGDLIVITAGVPVGVHGTTNLVKVHTVGEIIAKGTGIIKRSVTGKACVADSAREAMEKMEDGSVLVTHDTDRDFIPAIEKAAALITETGGLTSHAAIVGLEFGIPVIVGVEEATRIIPDGEVVTVDGQRGLVYRGTAKVL from the coding sequence ATGCGGCGCACCAAAATAGTATGCACTATTGGACCGACCAGTGAGAGCATAACTATATTGGAGCAATTAATGCTGGCCGGTATGAATGTAGCCAGGCTGAACTTTTCCCACGGTACCCATGATGATCATGCCCGCCGGCTGGCAGCCGTACGTAAAGCCGCCGGTAATGTGGGCAAAAATATAGCCATTTTACTTGATACCAAGGGGCCTGAGATACGGCTGGGTTATCTGGAAAAGGATTTTGTGCGGCTTAAAACCGGCGATAGTATTACCCTGACCACCGAGACAATTAAAGGCAATGAGAGGATTCTTCCCGTCAGCTACCGGGGATTGCCCAAAGACGTTAAACCCAATGACCGGATATTAATATCCGATGGATTGATTGCCTTGCGGGTGAATAGCATAGCCGGAGAGAAAATTAATTGTACCGTGGAAAACGGCGGTGAGATTACCAGTCAAAAAGGGGTTAATGTCCCCGATGTTTATGTAAAAATGCCGGCCATCACTGAACAAGATGAGCGTGATATTATTTTTGGCATAGAAAATAACTTTGACTTTGTAGCCGCTTCTTTTGTGCGCCGGGCTAACGATATACTAATTATTCGTAAAATCATTGAAGATAACGGCGGCCAAATGGATATAATTTCCAAAATTGAGAACCGGGAGGCCGTCAATAAGCTAGATGAAATAATTGAAGTGTCTGATGGTATAATGGTGGCCCGAGGTGACCTGGGTGTGGAGATCCCTCCGGAGGAAGTGCCGTTGATTCAAAAAACCATCATTGATAAATGTAAGCAAGCAGGCAAGCCAGTGATTACAGCTACTCAAATGCTGGAATCAATGATTCAAAACCCGCGTCCCACCAGGGCCGAAGCCAGTGATGTGGCCAACGCCATTTTGGACGGTACCGATGCGGTGATGCTTTCCGGTGAGACCGCTGCCGGCAAATACCCTGTGGAAGCAGTGGAAACTATGGCCCGTATTGCCGCCCGGGCTGAATCAGCAATTAAATTTGATGAATTGCTGAAAAACAGGCGCCGGGTGCTATCTAAAACCGTTACCGACGCCATCAGCCATGCTACCGTGTCTACTGCTCTGGACTTGGGAGCCGCGGCTATTATCACTTCCACGGAATCAGGCTATACTGCTAAAATGGTTAGTAAGTACAGGCCCCAGGCACCAATCATTGCTGTTACCCCCAAGAGGACGGTACTGCGTAAAATGGCGCTGGTCTGGGGGGTGCAGCCGCTGCTGGTAGGTCGCACTGAGGATACAGACAGCATGATCTCTGCGGCTGTGGAAGTTTCTCTGGCTGCCGGGCTGATCAAAGCCGGGGATTTAATAGTTATCACCGCGGGCGTGCCCGTGGGGGTGCATGGCACCACCAATCTTGTTAAGGTACATACCGTGGGTGAAATCATAGCTAAAGGCACGGGGATCATTAAACGGTCGGTGACCGGCAAGGCATGTGTGGCCGATAGTGCTCGTGAGGCGATGGAGAAGATGGAGGATGGTAGTGTACTGGTAACCCATGACACAGATCGCGATTTTATTCCGGCTATTGAAAAGGCTGCAGCTCTAATTACTGAGACGGGCGGGTTAACTTCCCATGCCGCCATCGTTGGCCTGGAGTTCGGCATACCGGTGATTGTGGGGGTGGAGGAGGCTACCAGGATAATCCCCGACGGGGAAGTGGTAACTGTGGATGGTCAGCGGGGTCTGGTATATAGAGGCACGGCAAAGGTTTTATAA
- a CDS encoding DNA polymerase III subunit alpha produces the protein MFVHLHVHTEYSLLDGAARIKDAVKTAVQMGMPSLAITDHGVMYGVVDFYKTCKKQNIKPVIGCEVYVAPRTRHDRTPRVDDNLHHLVLLAENNTGLRNLFKLVSLAFTEGFYYKPRVDKELLAAHSQGLIALSGCIAGEVASHIIKDNPAQAAQSAADYVDIFGKGNYYLELQDHGFAEQRTANRGLLQLHQKSGIPLVVTNDVHYVLREHAEMQDVLLCIQTGRTLDDPGRMKFQSQELYLKSEQEMAGLFGELGEAMENTVRIADRCNVELEFGKLHLPEYQVPDGHTLDSYLRELCLEGINWRYGGINDEVRKRLDYELGVIKQMGYSAYFLIVWDFIHYARQQGIPVGPGRGSAAGSVVAYVLGITELDPLKYDLLFERFLNPERVSMPDIDIDFCFERRGEVIEYVARKYGSDRVSQIATFGTMAAKGAIRDVGRVLGMAYGDVDRIAKLVPNDLKITIEKALQESPELSQVYREDGQVQRLIDMAALLEGMPRHASTHAAGVVITRQPLTHYLPLYKAADGPLTTQFAKDPVEELGLLKMDFLGLRTLTVIADAVRMIGQNHGVKISINEIPLDDPLTFDLLCRGDGVGVFQLESSGMRAILKDLRPEVFEDIIALVALYRPGPLGSGMVEDFIKNKHGEKKVVYLHPILEPILRDTYGVILYQEQVMRIASDLAGFSLGEADMMRRAMGKKKPEILAGLRVQFTEGAEKNNVDGNIAGQVFDLIEYFAGYGFNKSHSAAYALVSYQTAYLKANYPVEFMAALLTSVRDNTDKVSFYIEECRRMGIDVLPPDVNISGVDFTVAGGSIRFGMAAIKNVGLNAVKCIINVKESGGPYTAFADFCQRVDTRLINRRVLENLIKSGALDSLGHHRSQMMAAIDAGLGLAQLTQQDRQNGQRSLLDFWGEDVKKTLSLDMPSIEEFDPGDLLVMEKEALGLYVSGHPLSQYRETILRHTTHQTVTLAELEDRTEVVVGGMINAVKRITTKKGDNMAFANLEDLSGTVELVIFPRCYQQCASLLKVDSPVLARGVTNINGEDVKVIVNMLETMTLRKYGELYLKIEDVTMDTISKVQMVLCSHPGECPVYLYFPRDKKLALADSRFWVNLDSDVVQQLTGFLGQERVKIKDALANQDNPAAAGQVNSLSN, from the coding sequence TTGTTTGTCCACCTGCATGTGCACACTGAATATAGCCTTTTGGACGGGGCAGCCAGGATTAAAGATGCGGTAAAAACCGCCGTACAAATGGGTATGCCCTCACTGGCTATAACCGACCACGGGGTTATGTATGGTGTTGTGGATTTTTACAAGACTTGTAAAAAACAAAATATCAAGCCGGTCATAGGCTGTGAGGTATACGTGGCACCGCGTACCAGGCACGACCGCACGCCCCGGGTGGACGATAATCTGCATCACCTTGTGCTGCTGGCCGAGAATAATACCGGGCTGAGAAATTTGTTCAAGCTGGTTTCCCTGGCTTTTACCGAGGGCTTCTACTACAAGCCCCGGGTGGATAAAGAGCTGCTGGCCGCCCACAGTCAGGGGTTAATTGCTTTAAGCGGATGTATTGCCGGTGAAGTGGCCTCTCATATCATAAAGGATAACCCGGCGCAGGCGGCTCAAAGCGCGGCTGATTATGTAGATATATTTGGTAAAGGTAATTATTACCTGGAGCTGCAGGACCATGGTTTTGCCGAGCAAAGAACCGCCAACCGTGGGCTGCTGCAGCTGCACCAAAAATCCGGTATACCACTGGTAGTCACCAACGACGTACACTATGTTTTGCGGGAGCATGCTGAAATGCAGGATGTACTGCTATGTATTCAGACCGGTAGGACTCTGGATGACCCCGGGCGCATGAAATTTCAGTCTCAGGAGCTCTACCTGAAAAGTGAGCAGGAAATGGCCGGATTGTTCGGCGAGCTTGGCGAGGCTATGGAGAATACCGTGCGTATTGCCGATCGCTGTAATGTGGAACTGGAATTCGGCAAACTGCACCTGCCCGAATATCAAGTGCCCGACGGGCATACATTGGACTCTTACCTGCGGGAACTGTGCCTTGAGGGTATCAACTGGCGCTATGGTGGTATAAATGATGAAGTGCGGAAAAGGCTTGATTATGAGCTGGGCGTAATTAAACAAATGGGTTATTCAGCTTATTTCTTAATTGTTTGGGATTTTATTCATTACGCCAGGCAACAGGGCATTCCGGTAGGGCCGGGCCGCGGCTCGGCAGCAGGCAGCGTGGTGGCCTACGTGCTGGGTATTACTGAACTTGACCCGCTAAAGTATGATTTGCTGTTTGAGCGGTTTTTAAATCCCGAAAGGGTGTCCATGCCTGATATAGACATAGACTTTTGCTTTGAAAGGCGTGGCGAGGTCATTGAGTACGTGGCCAGGAAATACGGCTCGGACCGGGTGTCCCAGATTGCCACCTTTGGTACGATGGCTGCCAAAGGAGCTATTCGTGATGTGGGCCGGGTGTTGGGTATGGCTTACGGTGATGTGGACCGTATTGCCAAGCTGGTGCCCAACGATTTAAAAATTACCATTGAAAAAGCTTTGCAGGAGTCCCCCGAATTGAGCCAGGTATACCGGGAGGATGGTCAGGTGCAAAGGCTGATTGACATGGCTGCTCTGCTGGAGGGCATGCCCCGGCATGCTTCCACCCATGCCGCCGGGGTGGTGATCACCAGGCAACCCCTGACCCATTACCTGCCGCTGTATAAGGCTGCGGACGGACCGCTGACTACCCAGTTTGCCAAGGATCCGGTGGAGGAACTGGGCCTCTTGAAAATGGACTTCTTGGGGCTGCGTACCCTGACGGTGATTGCCGATGCGGTGCGCATGATCGGCCAAAACCACGGTGTAAAAATAAGCATTAATGAAATACCCCTTGACGACCCGCTGACATTTGACCTGCTCTGCCGTGGTGACGGGGTGGGCGTGTTCCAGCTGGAAAGCAGTGGTATGCGCGCCATCTTAAAGGATTTAAGGCCTGAGGTGTTTGAGGATATCATCGCCTTGGTGGCCCTGTACCGTCCCGGACCGCTGGGCAGCGGCATGGTGGAGGACTTTATTAAAAACAAACACGGCGAGAAAAAAGTGGTTTACCTGCACCCCATACTGGAGCCCATCTTAAGGGATACTTACGGTGTAATTCTTTACCAGGAGCAGGTTATGCGTATTGCCAGTGACCTGGCGGGATTTTCCCTGGGCGAGGCCGACATGATGCGCCGGGCCATGGGTAAGAAAAAGCCGGAAATACTAGCCGGGCTGCGGGTCCAGTTTACCGAGGGCGCGGAGAAAAACAATGTGGACGGCAATATTGCCGGACAGGTATTTGATTTAATTGAGTACTTTGCTGGATACGGGTTTAATAAGAGCCACTCGGCAGCTTATGCGCTGGTTTCTTACCAAACGGCTTATTTAAAGGCCAACTACCCGGTGGAGTTTATGGCCGCGCTTTTGACATCAGTGAGGGATAATACGGATAAAGTTTCTTTTTATATCGAGGAATGCCGCCGCATGGGTATTGATGTGCTGCCGCCTGACGTAAATATTAGCGGCGTGGATTTTACAGTGGCGGGTGGCAGTATAAGGTTTGGTATGGCTGCGATAAAAAACGTGGGTTTAAATGCTGTTAAGTGCATCATTAATGTTAAAGAGAGCGGCGGCCCATATACAGCATTTGCGGATTTTTGCCAGCGAGTGGACACCCGGTTAATCAACCGCCGGGTGCTGGAAAATCTTATTAAGAGCGGCGCTCTGGATTCCCTGGGTCATCACCGTTCGCAAATGATGGCTGCCATAGACGCGGGGTTGGGGTTGGCTCAACTTACCCAGCAAGATCGCCAAAACGGTCAGCGATCGTTGCTGGACTTTTGGGGAGAAGATGTAAAAAAAACGCTGTCGCTGGATATGCCCAGTATCGAGGAGTTTGATCCCGGGGATTTACTGGTTATGGAAAAGGAGGCGCTGGGCCTTTATGTTAGTGGACACCCGCTATCGCAGTACCGGGAAACAATTTTAAGGCACACCACTCACCAGACAGTAACCCTGGCGGAACTGGAGGATCGCACCGAAGTAGTGGTAGGGGGCATGATAAATGCGGTGAAGAGAATAACTACAAAAAAGGGTGACAACATGGCCTTTGCCAATCTGGAGGATTTGTCCGGTACGGTGGAACTGGTTATCTTTCCGCGTTGCTACCAGCAATGTGCTTCGTTGCTTAAAGTTGACAGCCCGGTACTGGCCAGGGGAGTAACTAATATTAACGGAGAAGATGTCAAGGTTATTGTTAATATGCTGGAAACTATGACCTTGCGCAAATACGGAGAGCTATACCTAAAGATTGAGGACGTTACTATGGATACCATTTCCAAAGTACAGATGGTTTTATGCTCCCATCCCGGTGAGTGCCCGGTTTACCTTTACTTTCCCCGGGACAAAAAGCTGGCCCTGGCGGACAGCCGCTTTTGGGTTAACCTGGATTCCGATGTGGTACAGCAGTTAACCGGTTTTTTGGGCCAGGAACGGGTAAAAATAAAGGATGCCCTGGCAAACCAAGATAACCCCGCTGCGGCCGGGCAAGTAAATAGCTTGTCAAACTGA
- a CDS encoding class I SAM-dependent methyltransferase encodes MFDLPGRQVRLLGVKDVEKLITDPTDEDKVPCWAEIWPAARGLSQWIWENINFDGVHLLELGAGLGLPGIVCGIKGAQVTFSDFNSSALDLVRLNANRNGLHNFYTYLGDWRDFKLAKKFPWVIGSDIFYDTKLNIYLKELIPRLASGGGNLLIAHPGRPASFAFVEELGAVAPLDEKRWMVPITIDDPFFPYYEIHIHHIRFNS; translated from the coding sequence GTGTTCGATCTGCCTGGGCGGCAGGTGCGTTTGTTGGGGGTCAAAGATGTGGAAAAACTAATCACCGACCCTACAGATGAAGATAAAGTGCCCTGTTGGGCGGAGATATGGCCGGCAGCCCGCGGGCTGTCGCAATGGATATGGGAAAACATAAATTTTGATGGTGTCCATTTGCTGGAATTGGGTGCCGGATTGGGGCTACCGGGCATAGTTTGTGGCATTAAGGGAGCGCAGGTTACCTTTTCGGATTTCAACTCATCTGCTCTGGACCTGGTGCGCCTAAACGCCAATCGTAACGGTTTGCATAATTTTTATACCTACCTGGGAGATTGGCGTGATTTTAAGTTGGCAAAGAAGTTCCCCTGGGTCATAGGATCGGATATTTTTTATGACACTAAATTAAATATATATTTAAAAGAGTTAATACCACGGTTAGCGTCAGGCGGGGGAAATCTTTTAATAGCTCATCCGGGCAGGCCGGCCAGTTTCGCGTTTGTGGAAGAACTGGGGGCAGTGGCCCCGCTGGATGAAAAGCGCTGGATGGTACCGATAACTATAGATGATCCCTTTTTCCCTTATTACGAAATTCATATCCACCATATCAGGTTTAACTCATAG
- the pfkA gene encoding 6-phosphofructokinase — MQRIAVLTSGGDSPGMNAAIRAVVRKAIYHGLEVIGIQRGFSGFVEADMGPMNLGSVADIIHRGGTILRTARSEEFKTPEGRAKAYANVQRFGIQGLVVIGGDGSFKGADMFNNEYNLPVVGVPGTIDNDITGTEYSIGFDTAINTVVEAINKIRDTATSHERTFILEVMGRESGYIALMAGLAGGAESILIPELRHSMDEVCEKLIRGYKRGKLHSIIIVAEGAASGLDVGKQIREKTGLETKVTILGHLQRGGTPTAFDRILASRMGAKAVEMLMEGFRKHMVGMLEDKIVAGALDTAFNGKRPINMEIYNLANILSI, encoded by the coding sequence GTGCAGCGTATTGCTGTTTTAACAAGCGGGGGTGATTCTCCGGGTATGAACGCCGCTATCCGGGCTGTAGTTAGAAAGGCTATATACCACGGGTTGGAGGTAATCGGTATCCAAAGGGGATTCAGCGGCTTTGTTGAGGCCGATATGGGGCCAATGAATCTGGGTTCGGTAGCGGATATTATACACCGGGGCGGTACCATACTGCGCACCGCCCGATCGGAGGAATTTAAGACCCCCGAAGGTAGAGCCAAAGCCTATGCCAATGTGCAGCGCTTTGGTATACAGGGATTGGTGGTTATTGGCGGTGACGGATCTTTTAAAGGGGCGGATATGTTTAACAACGAATACAATTTACCTGTTGTTGGTGTACCCGGCACCATAGATAATGATATTACGGGCACTGAATATTCTATTGGTTTTGATACCGCCATTAACACTGTTGTGGAGGCTATTAATAAAATTCGCGATACCGCAACTTCCCATGAAAGAACTTTTATTCTTGAGGTTATGGGCCGCGAAAGCGGATATATAGCTTTGATGGCCGGCCTGGCCGGCGGTGCAGAATCAATACTGATACCTGAACTGCGTCACAGTATGGACGAAGTTTGTGAAAAACTAATTCGCGGTTATAAACGTGGTAAGCTGCACAGTATCATCATAGTAGCGGAAGGTGCTGCCAGCGGCCTTGATGTGGGTAAGCAAATCAGGGAAAAAACCGGGCTTGAAACCAAGGTTACTATTCTAGGCCATTTGCAGAGGGGCGGAACTCCCACGGCATTTGACCGCATCCTGGCCAGCCGAATGGGCGCTAAAGCGGTGGAGATGCTTATGGAAGGATTTCGAAAACATATGGTGGGCATGTTGGAGGACAAGATTGTGGCCGGGGCGCTGGATACTGCATTTAATGGCAAAAGGCCCATAAACATGGAAATATATAACCTGGCAAATATACTATCCATATAG
- the mtrB gene encoding trp RNA-binding attenuation protein MtrB, with translation MSEYNELAGEYIVVKALENGVTIIGLTRGRDTKFHHSEKLDKGEIMIAQFTQHTSAIKIRGRAEIMTKHGNLRTDQT, from the coding sequence ATGAGCGAATACAACGAATTAGCCGGGGAATATATTGTAGTTAAGGCGCTGGAAAACGGTGTAACCATCATCGGTCTCACCCGCGGGCGTGATACAAAGTTCCATCATTCTGAAAAACTGGACAAGGGTGAAATAATGATTGCCCAGTTTACTCAACATACTTCAGCTATTAAAATACGCGGCCGGGCAGAGATAATGACCAAGCACGGTAACCTAAGAACAGACCAGACATAA